The Osmerus eperlanus chromosome 7, fOsmEpe2.1, whole genome shotgun sequence genome includes a region encoding these proteins:
- the si:dkey-256h2.1 gene encoding uncharacterized protein si:dkey-256h2.1, with protein MVWLSSESLVICFFMTAHVIPVESRLKRIKSTQLDDNEGAFLSSNIFGNSVDLRSKRTPKVTGFEPGDKATDFKVTTLDGEFVYPPPTETQGSLIIHAFTNKSGFLECMWNSESSLVSLVQGLPETTQVLFLSLDDSSVSDALWMREQVHGVAMKRKKEILSRLHFSPVPVFALGNWIPSVLYSWGCTGHNCGLSQAVFSSPLWKMPVIVKRLDARYDWLTGRWGQRTNQLIYAGNGCEPSPSVTGAVAWVSEGNCSFFTKVQNMAKSNASGVLVYALRGSPIKDMNCVADECFEPIGIPAAMVHLEPSVAQALLHGQLVNVSFQTTPSPNFFFGIDQQGSLSEMGWFLYPTFKFINWQAQWLDYYDSLQNRLQSPAKVVSVYDKAQMQGEEGAVITLDMPSDMLDFDMLELDTSLSCPGQRDSTCAHWDHTVQLYVCCDHFSLYCNMELGRWITPFRRGAGRWLTDVSPLLPLLNSGRCTFTMKTVAWAMPWVVSLNLRFSHINQTGNPRDKLYPFKLLSLYRGGTFDKSYNKKYEPIKFTVPASTKKVELYSVITGHGSDENGCGEFCVTSHHFLVNGVFNNTRIFDSAGSALGCAMRVGEGAVPNEHGTWLYGRGGWCDGLQVNPWRINITNQVDISGYEANTLLYFGLYGGKDPNPARDPGYIVMFSYLVFYK; from the exons ATGGTTTGGTTATCTTCAGAAAGTCTGGTGATATGTTTCTTCATGACAGCTCATGTGATACCCGTTGAGTCGAGATTGAAGCGTATTAAGTCAACACAATTGGATGACAACGAGGGTGCATTCCTTTCATCCAATATTTTCGGCAACTCTGTTGATTTAAGATCAAAAAGAACACCAAAAGTTACGGGATTCGAGCCGGGGGATAAGGCGACAGATTTCAAAGTGACAACCCTGGATGGAGAATTTGTTTACCCCCCTCCAACAGAAACGCAAGGGTCACTAATAATTCATGCCTTTACCAACAAATCAGGTTTTTTGGAATGCATGTGGAACTCAGAATCGTCGCTAGTTAGCTTAGTTCAGGGACTACCCGAAACCACCCAAGTTCTCTTCTTGTCACTTGATGACTCCAGCGTCAGTGACGCGCTATGGATGAGGGAACAAGTTCACGGCGTGGCGATGAAAAG AAAAAAGGAGATCTTGTCCAGGTTGCATTTCTCTCCGGTGCCAGTATTTGCTTTGGGCAACTGGATTCCCAGTGTTCTGTACTCCTGGGGCTGTACAGGACACAACTGTGGTCTTTCTCAAGCTGTTTTCTCCTCCCCAT TGTGGAAGATGCCTGTGATTGTCAAGAGACTCGATGCTAGATATGATTGGTTAACGGGTCGCTGGGGGCAGAGGACAAACCAACTTATTTACGCAGGCAACGGATGTGAGCCTTCCCCTTCTGTCACAGGGGCTGTTGCCTGGGTGTCTGAGGGCAACTGCTCTTTTTTCACCAAG GTGCAGAACATGGCCAAATCCAATGCGTCAGGTGTCCTTGTGTATGCCCTTCGTGGTAGTCCGATCAAGGATATGAACTGTGTGGCAGATGAGTGTTTTGAACCAATAGGCATACCCGCTGCCATGGTGCATCTGGAGCCATCAGTAGCCCAGGCCCTGTT ACATGGACAGCTGGTGAATGTGTCTTTCCAGACGACCCCTTCCCCAAACTTCTTCTTTGGCATTGACCAGCAGGGGTCTCTCTCTGAGATGGGCTGGTTCCTCTACCCCACCTTCAAATTCATCAACTGGCAGGCACAATG GCTTGACTACTACGATAGTCTTCAGAATCGACTGCAAAGCCCTGCGAAGGTGGTCTCGGTGTATGATAAGGCCCAAATGCAGGGGGAGGAAGGCGCGGTCATTACCTTGGACATGCCATCTG ACATGTTAGATTTTGACATGCTGGAGCTGGACAcgtctctgtcctgtcctgggcagagagacagcacctGTGCCCACTGGGATCACACTGTGCAGCTCTATGTGTGCTGCGATCATTTTAGTCTCTACTGCAACATGGAGTTGGGCCGCTGGATAACACCGTTTCGCAG GGGAGCGGGACGGTGGCTCACTGACGTGTCCCCACTGCTGCCACTGTTGAACAGTGGGAGGTGTACATTTACAATGAAGACAGTGGCCTGGGCAATGCCCTGGGTGGTTTCACTGAACCTTCGATTTAGTCACATCAATCAAACAG GTAATCCTCGAGACAAGCTTTATCCTTTCAAACTGCTGTCATTGTATCGTGGGGGAACCTTTGACAAAAGCTACAACAAGAAATATGAGCCAATAAAGTTCACTGTTCCTGCCTCCACCAAAAAG GTGGAGTTGTATTCAGTGATTACAGGCCACGGGAGTGATGAGAATGGCTGTGGGGAGTTCTGTGTGACATCACACCACTTTTTGGTCAACGGAGTGTTCAACAACACCCGTATATTTGACTCTGCAG GTTCAGCACTGGGATGTGCCATgcgggtgggagagggagctgTTCCCAATGAGCATGGCACATGGCTATATGGGCGTGGAGGCTGGTGTGACGGACTACAAGTCAATCCCTGGAGGATCAACATCACAAATCAG
- the LOC134023332 gene encoding protachykinin produces the protein MKILMLIIVVFFVLTNIFSQEVYFDDNWKDFDEKLWKLEQFKEILNRMTRKSGPRQFFGLMGKRGTAKTQITRKRQKFQSFVGLMGKRSSDEQDSI, from the exons ATGAAGATACTCATGTTAATTATTGTAGTTTTCTTTGTTTTAACGAATATATTTTCCCAAGAAGTTTATTTTGACGACAACTGGAAAGACTTCGATGAG AAGTTGTGGAAATTGGAGCAATTTAAGGAAATTCTAAATAGAATGACCCGGAAATCTGGACCACGCCAATTCTTTGGTCTTATGGGGAAAAGAGGAACTG caaaaacacaaataaCACGGAAAA GGCAAAAATTTCAGTCTTTTGTTGGACTGATGGGAAAAAGGAGCTCGGACGAACAAG ATTCCATTTAA
- the septin7b gene encoding LOW QUALITY PROTEIN: septin 7b (The sequence of the model RefSeq protein was modified relative to this genomic sequence to represent the inferred CDS: substituted 1 base at 1 genomic stop codon): protein MSGCEXSVSEAAGNINIMAQQKNLEGYVGFASLPNQVYRKSVKRGFEFTLMVVGESGLGKSTLINSLFLTDLYSAEYPGPSHRIKKTVQVEQSKVLVKEGGVQLLLTIVDTPGFGDAVDNSNCWQPVIDHIDSKFEDYLNSESRVNRRQMPDSRVQCCLYFIAPSGHGLKPLDIEFMKRLHEKVNVIPLIAKADTLTPEECQQFKKQIMREIQEHKIKIYEFPEMDDEEENRLVKKIKDRLPLAVVGSNTIIEVDGKKCRGRQYPWGVAEVENSDHCDFTILRDMLIRTHMQDLKDVTNNVHYENYRSRKLAAVTYNGVDNNRAKGQMSTKSPLAQMEEERREHVAKMKKMEGEMEQVFEMKVKEKIQKLRDSEAELQRRHEQMKKNLEAQHKELEEKRRQLEEDRANWEAQQRLEQQKMDASRTLEKNKKKGKIF from the exons ATGTCGGGTTGTGAATGATCGGTTTCTGAAGCGGCCGGGAACATCAACATA ATGGCT CAGCAAAAGAATCTGGAGGGATATGTGGGCTTTGCTAGCCTGCCCAACCAAGtctacaggaagtctgtcaagaGGGGCTTCGAGTTCACCCTCATGGTCGTGG GTGAATCAGGACTGGGAAAGTCCACATTGATCAACTCTCTGTTCCTAACAGACCTGTATTCAGCAGAGTACCCTGGGCCTTCACATCGAATTAAAAAGACTGTGCAG GTGGAGCAGTCTAAGGTGTTAGTAAAGGAAGGTGGAGTTCAACTCCTACTCACGATAGTGGATACCCCAGGATTTGGAGATGCTGTGGACAACAGTAATTG CTGGCAACCAGTCATTGACCACATAGACAGCAAGTTTGAGGACTACCTGAACTCAGAGTCACGTGTGAACAGACGGCAGATGCCCGACAGCAGAGTGCAATGCTGTCTCTACTTCATCGCCCCCTCTGGACATGG GCTGAAGCCCTTAGACATTGAGTTCATGAAGCGGTTGCATGAGAAGGTGAACGTCATCCCCCTCATCGCCAAAGCAGACACTCTTACTCCAGAAGAATGCCAACAGTTCAAGAAGCAG ATCATGAGGGAGATCCAGGAGCACAAAATCAAGATCTACGAGTTCCCTGAAATGGATGACGAGGAAGAGAACCGGCTGGTGAAGAAGATTAAG GATCGCTTGCCCCTTGCTGTGGTGGGGAGCAACACCATTATCGAGGTGGATGGAAAGAAGTGCAGAGGGAGACAGTATCCATGGGGAGTGGCtgaag TTGAAAACAGTGACCATTGTGATTTTACCATACTACGAGACATGCTTATCAG AACCCACATGCAGGACCTAAAGGATGTGACCAACAATGTCCACTATGAAAACTACCGCAGCAGGAAGTTGGCTGCGGTCACCTACAATGGAGTGGACAACAATCGGGCCAAGGGTCAAATGTCTACAAA AAGCCCCCTGGCCCAGATGGAAGAGGAGCGGAGGGAGCACGTGGCCAAGAtgaagaagatggagggggagatggagcagGTGTTTGAGATGAAAGTCAAGGAGAAGATCCAGAAGCTCAGAGACTCCGAGGCTGAG CTGCAGCGGCGTCACGAGCAGATGAAGAAGAACCTGGAGGCTCAGcacaaggagctggaggagaagcgcCGCCAGttagaggaggacagggccaaCTGGGAGGCCCAGCAGCGCCTGGAGCAGCAGAAAATGGATGCATCCAG AACCCTGGAAAAGAACAAAAAGAAGGGCAAGATCTTTTAA
- the nek10 gene encoding serine/threonine-protein kinase Nek10, which translates to MTAANHVILKGFCPYLQPLLQEKSATYRNQRGFSSHPLQKHFLEILTTLVKNRLCSEWMNHASPKSVHRVLICLRLLIREPLYQTFFHQLQGVTFLAMYMESESSVYLQSGEQPFAMEKLVTMTCMFQKLSAVEDQRGWVIESGAHKTLVKLLSTRESNVLLGALLTLTTLAESSKCKEKIGELPVVENLIVILQEYDLLSKRISAELLRLLSPVGRVRDQVRECEGLPVLLSLLHGEHLKLLWSVVWVLVQLCEEPETRAEIRTWGGVQQILHILNSERMYVSDRSTIEALSSANAAGRIQRQHISEELSPQEEMDNTIALQSACCAALTELVLDDTTAHHIVQENGIYSIAKLILPKRSQCGPQPNTLQCYAFRTLRFLFSMEQNRHLFKRLFPTELFEMFIDVGHYVRDITPYEALQAKVSFFTDEELESLRENIEAVDQNRPPLRVINGYAILDHLGTGAFGSVFKVRKQSGQNLLALKEVNLHNPVFGKDKRARDSNVEKIVSELTIIKEQMTHPNIVKYYKTFLEGDRLYIIMELIEGVPLAIHFNSLKEKQQQIMEERVWNIFIQMCLALRYLHKEKRIVHRDLTPNNVMLGEKDKVTITDFGLAKQKQENSKLTSVVGTILYSCPEIVKSEPYGEKADVWALGCILYQMATLNPPFYSSNMLSLATKIVEADYEPVVEEAFSERVPDMIKWCLTPQADLRPDIVAVSSKISDILMKFMDGLYISQHALEKRADRDRRRAQKYFLESHRGSMSMSQIVQFNHCERTIQESKTTQSILTCRSNNNQHNLTRGADTDDDVESSDTRTISTASSTKDTGPEKRSVSASVTHDQHLAEGDCAIPKPRPRPMSEGICVSHKKVRQIDDPIQRLLVQLHKIIYITQLPPALNHNAKRRAIERFKKSLFQYGSSPYNLKVELNKLLQCSPELIESGSAGSEWWSLVQSFGRDSVSANSPDELGDGNLKDGITYDQMKAIIEEVLEENEYYNTTASRLQDKPG; encoded by the exons ATGACGGCAG CGAATCACGTGATCTTAAAAGGCTTCTGTCCCTACTTGCAACCACTGCTCCAAGAGAAGAG TGCAACTTATAGAAACCAAAGGGGTTTCAGCAGCCATCCCCTGCAAAAACACTTTTTGGAGATTCTCACCACTTTGGTCAAAAATAGACTCTGCAG TGAATGGATGAACCATGCATCACCAAAGTCTGTCCATAGAGTGCTGATCTGTTTAAGGTTATTGATTAGGGAGCCACTTTATCAG aCATTTTTTCATCAGCTCCAAGGTGTCACATTTCTTGCCATG TACATGGAGTCAGAATCCAGTGTTTATCTTCAAAGTGGGGAACAGCCGTTTGCTATGGAGAAACTGGTGACCATGACCT GTATGTTTCAGAAACTATCTGCTGTGGAGGATCAAAGGGGGTGGGTTATAGAGAGTGGAGCTCATAAG ACCCTGGTAAAACTTCTATCAACTAGAGAGAGTAATGTGTTACTGGGTGCACTCCTAACTCTCACTACGTTGGCCGAGAG TTCAAAATGTAAGGAGAAGATAGGAGAACTGCCAGTAGTGGAAAACCTTATTGTGATACTTCAAGAATATGACTTACTTTCAAAGCG AATAAGTGCTGAGCTGCTAAGACTCCTCTCCCCTGTGGGGCGGGTGCGAGACCAAGTACGAGAGTGTGAGGGCCTCCCCGTTCTGCTCAGCCTACTCCACGGGGAGCACTTGAAGCTGCTGTGGAGCGTGGTGTGGGTCCTGGTCCAGTTGTGTGAAGAACCAGAGACCCGTGCGGAGATACGTACCTGGGGAGGGGTGCAACAGATTCTCCACATTTTGAACAG TGAGCGCATGTATGTGTCTGACCGCTCTACCATTGAGGCACTATCCAGCGCCAATGCAGCGGGCCGCATTCAAAGACAGCACATAAGTGAAGAACTTAGCCCCCAAGAGGAGATGGACAACACCATAGCCCTGCAGTCAG CATGTTGTGCAGCTCTAACTGAGCTCGTTTTGGATGACACAACTGCACATCATATTGTCCAG GAAAATGGGATCTATTCAATAGCTAAATTGATTTTACCAAAACGCTCTCAATGTGGACCTCAACCTAACACCTTACAG TGCTACGCATTCCGGACTCTTCGTTTCCTCTTCAGCATGGAACAAAACCGTCATCTTTTTAAAAG ACTCTTTCCTACAGAACTTTTTGAGATGTTTATTGATGTTGGACATTATGTGCGAGATATCACACCCTATGAGGCGCTGCAAGCCAAAGTCTCTTTCTTCACT GACGAGGAATTGGAGAGCCTGAGAGAAAACATAGAGGCTGTGGACCAGAACCGGCCTCCTCTGAGAGTAATTAATGGCTACGCCATACTGGACCACCTTGGCACTGGGGCATTTGGCAGTGTCTTCAAG GTACGGAAGCAGAGTGGACAGAACCTGTTGGCTCTGAAGGAAGTGAACCTCCACAACCCCGTGTTCGGCAAAGACAAGAGGGCCAGGGACAGCAATGTGGAGAAAATTGTGTCGGAACTCACGATAATTAAGGAACAG ATGACTCATCCAAATATTGTGAAATATTACAAGACATTCTTGGAAG GTGACCGACTGTATATTATCATGGAGTTGATTGAAGGTGTTCCTCTGGCCATCCATTTCAACTCACTGAAAGAAAAACAGCAACAAATTATGGAAGAAAGAGTTTGGAACATATTCATCCAG ATGTGTTTGGCATTAAGGTACCTGCACAAGGAGAAGAGGATCGTCCACCGAGACCTCACTCCTAATAATGTCATGCTGGGAGAGAAGGACAAAGTCACCATTA CTGACTTTGGACTTGCAAaacagaaacaggaaaacagcaAACTAACATCTGTTGTTGGAACCATCCTTTACTCCTG CCCAGAGATAGTGAAGAGTGAGCCGTATGGAGAGAAGGCAGATGTCTGGGCCTTGGGGTGTATCCTCTACCAGATGGCCACCCTGAACCCTCCCTTTTACAGCAGCAACATGCTCTCCCTTGCCACCAAG ATAGTGGAAGCTGACTACGAACCCGTGGTAGAAGAGGCCTTCTCAGAACGAGTCCCAGACATGATTAAATG GTGCCTGACTCCTCAGGCTGATCTGCGTCCTGACATAGTCGCAGTCAGCTCCAAGATCTCTGACATCCTGATGAAGTTTATGGATGGCCTCTACATTAGCCAGCATGCACTAGAGAAGAGAGCAGaccgagacaggaggagagcacagAAGTACTTCCTTGAAAGCCATCGAGGCAGTATGAGCATGTCTCAG ATTGTTCAATTTAATCACTGCGAGAGGACAATTCAGGAGTCCAAGACAACACAATCTATTTTAACCTGCAGGTCAAATAATAACCAACACAACCTCACACGAG GTGCTGACACAGATGATGATGTTGAGTCATCAGATACCAGAACCATCTCCACAGCATCTTCAACTAAAGACACTG GGCCAGAAAAGCGCAGTGTCAGTGCCTCAGTTACACATGACCAACATCTAGCAGA GGGGGACTGTGCTATACCCAAGCCCAGACCTAGGCCAA TGTCAGAAGGAATCTGCGTTTCCCATAAGAAGGTTCGTCAGATTGATGATCCTATCCAGAGGCTCCTGGTCCAGCTGCATAAGATCATATACATCACCCAG CTTCCTCCAGCTTTAAATCATAATGCCAAACGACGGGCGATTGAGAGATTCAAAAAGTCCCTTTTCCAGTATGGTAGCAGTCCCTACAATCTGAAGGTTGAACTCAATAAG CTCCTCCAGTGTTCTCCAGAGCTGATAGAGTCAGGCTCAGCCGGTTCAGAATGGTGGTCCCTGGTCCAGTCTTTTGGGAGAGACTCTGTATCTGCAAACAGCCCAG ATGAGCTGGGTGATGGAAATCTCAAGGATGGAATCACCTATGACCAGATGAAG GCCATCATAGAGGAGGTTCTGGAGGAGAATGAATACTATAACACCACAGCTAGCAG ACTACAGGACAAGCCAGGATGA